The genomic window TACGCATTGATAGCAACTAGTTTCTGTGTTTTATGATGAGGAAGTCTTCTTAGGTCCAGTTTTTTGGCTGTGTACATTCTATACAGAGACCGGGGATGAACTCAGTTAGAATGTATCATCTTGGTGTATTTAACTGAGTCTTAATAAAGcttctattatctaaaataaaactaatatGGATTCCGAGGTCTAATCAAGCCCATCGGTCATAGCTAATCGGTGTATGCAGATGATTTCATGGTTGCATCATTGTTCTGTAGTCTTAAGCATACAGTAAGTAGCTTGGTTTGGTCAGAGGCAAGATCCTCTACATCAGGAACACACTGCATCTAGCCGTTCTGGattctttttcttcttaatttctttcttgAGAGCATGTGGCCTGGAAGAAAGTTGGTATAGCTTTCAGcccaaattaattaacatctgCAACTCCAGCCCATTGAAATTATAATTTACAGGCCAAGCCCAGGATGCTGTTAATTTGGGCTTTTACTCGAGGCGGCATCAGTGGCCTAAATCTAATGATACTTGCAATTTCCTCGATACATTTGCAAACCATCTCCTTTTAGATTAAGAAAGGGGCTTGTTCCACTGAGGTTAATTTTTGCcgtactaaaattttgacaacttcaATAATGCCACATGGATGTTTGGTGGATTTTCTATGAATCTTTTACCCATACGTACAAATTCTAcgctaccaaatttggtaaggtcAAGATTTGCTAGTGTAAAGATTAGTTCCAATCCAAATAAGTCCTAAGATCAATGATGTTTGTAACTTTTTAAACCTTTTTAAACATTAGTAAAATTTATTTCAAGATATGatctttttgaaatttattattttcaagATCTATCACCACGATCTGACAAGCGTGACAATATTATTTAGTCACGCCATCCTCACTAGGGTGGCAGGATAAAACTGTCACGCCCACTACGAGTGACATGTCAGTATTGTTTTGTCATGTCAAGCACATTAGCTCgattaaaaaaagtttagattCTGGAAGTAAGTTTTGAAAAGGttcattttaaaattaaacattcaaaaagtaaaaaaagaatcaagatCAACACGTCGAGTCtatttttaaaactattttcCCGATCGAATACACATACAACCTTATTTTGATCGTTAAGATGGTGCATATGCTCTCTCTAGCTATATATCTACTCCTCGTCTCCCTCTTACATGTCGCTATATAGCCTTAGCTACTCTTTGCATGTGTGCGTGTGTGGCTAATAACCTAAGCTAAGCCGATTCAATTGATTTCTAGCCGGCGGCCGGGTGCGGCCGGGTGGTGGTCCAGAACAAGGCgagcgcgcggaggcggccgaagtagtcgtcgacggcgacgaagcAGCGCGCCGCCTGCCTCACCGTCAGCATCCGCCGCAGCGCGTGCAGCGTCCGCATCCTCTCCTCATCCGCCTACACATACACGCACAACGTCGTCACCGATGCGAAAACTTGCAACCCAAATCGAGGGTGGATTTGAAACTCTCGAATGGATGTTATCttattgtttgcatgtcacACAAATAGCTATaaaagattttaattttttttagaagatATGTAGTATgctatcactctacaaacatacaACTTAAAATTGTATGTTTATGGagtaatatatcacatattaatttatcttcttaattttcttgtaaacaaattatctttttaattttttttcataactatgtGAGACTATGCAAACAACGAGAGGACATCCCCTCGAGAGTTTTAGAATAATTTCCCAACCCAAATCAGCTTCAGTGCTCAGAGAAATTAACTTAAAAAGTCTAGAAGAAAGGATTGTTGATTTACCTGTCGtaggaagatggagaggttggCGAGCTTGTCCATGGCGAGCTGCAGGTTGCTGTAGCTGCCGTACTGCCCCATGAAGCTCGCcgcagccatggcggcggcggcggaggggtggtacatcaccggcggcgtctgctgcgacgacgacggcgcgtccGAGGAGACGACGTCGGAGAGCGACCGGAGCAGCGCCTGCAGGCCGCCGTCGAGCGCGTCCTCCTCCTGCCTCGCCGCCTGCTGCGCGCTGtagacggcggcgagctgctgctCCGTCAGGGGCTCCACATGCCGGATCACAACCTGTGCATAAATGCAGTAATTGATTCAGAAAAGATTTACAAGGTTTgcttattttaaaatggaggaagtatctaATAAGCTATACCTAAAAATTAATTCAACATATGAATTGTGCGAGATGCTATGTAATTCAACATATGAATTGCGCCAAATGCTATGTATGAtccattttgaatttgattataGGACTAATGTTAAGGGCTTTTTATCGAGTTATATTAATTTGTTGCGCACCACGCTCTTTTATGAAATTGCTAAGAagaaaagtaaaatatatcTTCAAACTAATTAATCATGACAAAATTAAAGTCAGgaaatattttgaatatttaTAGATTCCTCTACCACATGTCATTCCATAGATATGTGTAAGTTCAAGTTCAATTTATATcttaaaaaagagaaagaaaaacataatcaTGTAGCTGTACTACTTATCTGTTCTCGTTCATCTAatcaaatgaaaattttatcTTTTCGCATGGTAAAATATGGAATGCTCGCAACACCGTTATTTAATTCAGTTATTttaacaacaaaattaaattattagACGAAAGAAATTAACGAGCGACAACACGCATGTTCAGGGGTCCTAAAATGCATCTCTATCAACGGTTCCAGACGATGTCTCCATCGAGAATGTGACACAAACGTAGCTAGATCGATCGGCTACCTCTACCTGCTCGATATATCGATCTCCACCAACCCCGGCCATCTGGTGATCGACGCTTGCGCATGTACGCATCTCTACTTCTCAATCCATGAAGAATTCCAAAGCCTAACTGCCCATCACCTACctaactactcccttcgtcctagtactggatgtgatatttcatagtataataaatctagacacctTCCTATCTAGATTAGTTGTACTATAAAATGTCCCATCCGatactagattgctatattatgggacagagggagtagctactAGTACTTACTTTGGTAGCAGAGCGGCAGGTGGCAAGGGCCATTACCATTGCCATTGGGAGTTTTATTTTGTCGATTTCAAGAGTGCCACATAATcttaaaaatgttttgtttgGGTTGATGATTGGAACATATATATGTCTCCAGTGCACAATTTTATTTCGTGATTTCGTATATATGCTATCTGTAGCATTTAATCAGTCGAAGAAAGCATCTATATATCCTCCTCCAGAACAATAGTTTTCCGTGCTCCAAGGCATATTTATAGGGCTCCTAGCTTAATTTGGAACGTATGGATTTTGTACAATTTTGGGTAAAATCCCGTAAATATAACGTGCTCTTAAATTTGTGCTTTCCTATAATATCCCGTAAAACTTTGGGTAATCCCAGCAAAAAGAAACTTTGGGTACCTATACTGTATTTCTGTTATTTTTGCATTAGTTGTCAGCTTAGGTACCTAATGTGTCTAActcatgggaaaaaaaagaaaaatagaagaaGGTGCTGACTGATTTATAGTACACTGCTCTCAATATCCAAACTagcacaaataaatatatttacttgaatgtaattatttttctaagagTATTCAAGCTCATTTATGCGTTATACCTTTCTTAGCCTGCTCTTGCTTCTTTAAAgaatcaaggttttaaattttgCTTCACAATACAGGTATGGACCGAAATTGCAAAATTAACAAAGAAACTGTGAAATTTCAAATTAACGGCAAATTCTTTTGCTGCCCCTTTCAAGTTTCAATCAGGCTTTTGTAACGAGGAAAATATATGGAGGCAAAGTATTGAGTAAATTTTGACCTTCATCTAGAACATGACAGGTAGATTGAAAAGCGTATGTGGAATTTTAATGAATTTGGACATTAAGACGTGGGTATAGATTCATCTCCAGctaacattttattttatcgGGACAGCTGCTAAAGAAAATTCTTCCATTTTTCAAGGCACACCTCTATGGGTGTGCCACGTCTTGTACATAAAAAGATGCTTGCCTCCTAATATAATTTAGCAAATTAAtgtctcttttaaaaaaatatatgaacaggagaggggaggaagctCACTACTAAAAACCATTTTCGCCGGCAttacatattatttatttttacaggtGGACTTAAAAAAATCCTGCTCTGTGACTGCTTGTGGAAACGGTAGTTTTATGGTAGCTGACTATAAAAACAGGGATACTCTTAAAGTACTGTACCACTtatgaaaaatcaattttcgtaaGCAGCAAAGGAGAAAACTGGTTGCAGTAGAGGAAGGCCCATGAGCGATGTTGATGAGATGGATCAAGGTAGCACGTGAGGTGGTATGTTACTTGTTGGTGGGGTGTTATCAGTATAGACCATTGTAAAAGATGTCATGTACGGTACTTTGTAAGGGATTTGGACCGTCTGATTGATCCAGCAAAACTTTCATactattttaaaaagaaagcatGAATCTGatataaaactataaaaaattcaaacattCACAGAAGAGAAGTAGCCTACCTTGATAAGCTCCGAGGGGCGGAAGCCGCCTATCCAGAGGAAGCATTGCTCTACGGCGCCCTTCCACAGGccggagaggaggtggagggggtcAGCACCAACCAGCCTAGCTTTGTGAGCCATCAGCACCCCATAGTGTGACATGGCTTCATCGACATGGGGCTGCAGCTCGCCATCCGGTCGGTGCTCCTCCACAGCGGCCCGGAGCCGGCTGATCACTTGGTGGTGTGCCTCCTGCCACCGCTCATACTCCAAGTTGAACAATGCAGCGTCTGAAACGCCCTCACATAATGTATATATAAATGCATTTTTGTTAGATGATATGACATATATAAATACTTATGGTCTTTGCACCAAGACATGCAAATAACTATTGTTGCTAGGCGTGTTAAGTTTAACGTGAGATGGAGCAGTGTAAATCTCTTTATTATGATTAAATGCTAGTTCGAAAGTGTTAACCTGGGCTTAGAATTCCAGCACCGCAGAATGCACCCTGCAGGGAGATACAGAAACACATCATATAActtataaattgttttttttacaaacacaAATTGTTCGTTCGAGATAATTTGTTCTTAATTTTAGATATTGATTATTTGCCTAGTAGTAGAAACTTCGATTCTCCTACAAATATTGGTGGTTTATAAATTGCgagtagtaattaatatttCCCAAACCAAATCCGTCCTCTGTGAGATGATTCAGTTCTCTGCTGCTTATTAATTTTCACCTGAGCTCTTGTGAATTGTATCTCCTGTTCAAGATGCGCCAGCCTGATCCTGCCTGTCTCTAGCTGCTGAATGTAAGCCTGTCACacagacaaaaataaaaagagaacaAATTAAGGATTAATTACACATGATAATATGAAGCGAAGGTATCAGATTCtgcaaagaaaaaacaaatgcaaagcccatgcatgtgtctaacaCACAACTCCCATTAGGTGGTAGGTTAACTTCACTAGCTACTTCCACCATCTCTTTGCTTTTCTTGCTAGCTCCAAagatttttgtttatttaggCTTCTGAGGGCTGACTACTTGTTCATTTGTTGACTGATATTAGTACAAgagtactagtactaattaACTAGCTTAGCTTGCTATTGAGCTGGTTAATCAATGGGGTATATAGTAATAGTAGTAACTATAGTAAGTAATCACCTTCTTCCTTAGCCTGCTCTTTCTTGCGGCCTCTCTATTCTGCGCCAGCCTTCTCAGCGTTTTGGGGTCCGGCGTCTTGGGCCCCTTGAGCTCTGAACTTGCTGACGctgccatggcgccgccgctgccactgccaccTTCTTTCTAGTTGCCATATGGATACAAAATTATAGTAACatttaagataatggaaactTTATTTAACTCACCCAGTTATACCAATGTGATACAACTATCCTTTTTTAATTAGATAATGGAAGGTTTATTGAACTCAAAAGTCTGAGTATACTCATAGCCTCTGTACCACGAAAGTGCACACAGCCAAAACACCCAACATACACAACTAAAAGGGAACACAAGATTGATCAAAAGCCATCTATCCAAAGACTAAAACGCCACCCATATGACGGGGTAAAAAAATGATACAACAGTCTAACCGAGAAAAATTCCGGACAACTACAGAGGCGTACGTGTGTAAAAAAGTTAAACCTTGAATGCTGCCTTGGAGGTCTTGCCTAGGGTGAGTGGCCTGCCATctgccgccgctggcgccggcgaTCTCCTGGAAAagccggcgatgggcggcgcTGACATCGAAGCCTTAAGAGGAGAACTGGCACCTTGTGAACAACACGCTTAAATTGTGATAGCTAGCTAGAGATACATATGTGCACATATTAACATATATACCTTTGGTGTTGGAGTTGGCTCTCCATCCATTGGCTGGGAGGGGAAGATGTTGAGAGTCTCTGCATGCACACATGAACAAGTTCAGTAATTATGCATTATGATTTAGTAATTTACATAGTTTGTAGGCAGGTGCTTGCATGCTTTCATGCACACATGCAACTGATGTGTCTCCCAGATATATATCTGTGCTAATTTTTCAAATGCGTGTGGCCAAGATCTTCAAAAAAGTGGGGCaaaaaatatgttctttttGGTTGCAATCTTCTAGCAAGATCCTGCGACCATATCAGCTATGTTTGTTACGTGTCACACTTCTCCAATTAGCTAATAAAATCATGTATGACTATAATGaccaaaaggaaaagaaagggaaTGAGAAGATTGGTAGCCATTCCTAATCTTACACATCTAGCTATAAGCTAAAGCAAGTCAAATCACAGAAATCAATGTATGCATGACATTCTTTGTGATTTTCTTCAAGCCATGATTGTAATATACTATGACAAAATACTCTTAACAGTAGATCGACCTTTTACAAAATTAAGTGGTTTGTGGGGTTCTTCTTGAGTAGATGGCTTATCTTGTTCCTGGCCATCAAAGTAGAGGAGGAGAGCTTGATCCAAATCAGATGGCATGTCATATCCTTCAGGGTTCCTTCTTCTGCATTTACACATTATGACAATATACCATTAGTCTCTATTTTGCATTTAGTACGTAGCTCTACTGCGACTGATTTAGAGCTTGATTTTTCTTAATGGTATATTGTCCGAATGTGGTCCATGGAATTAGAAAGGAACAAATTGATGTTGGAAAAGGGTGCAAAAAGTTAAACATACtcattgctttaaaaaaaagagggggggggggggaggatggAATTAGAAAGGAACAATCAAGCTGATTATCTGAATGTGGTCCATAGAATTATAAATGAACAAATTGATGTTGGAAAAGGGTGCAAAAGTTAAACATACTCATtgcttaaaaacaaaaaaaaaaagggagggggtAATATGGGTTCTTTTCTGCAGGAAAAAAACTTTTAGTCAATCAATTAATCCCCCCTAAACAACTAAAAACAGAGAAGAATTAAACATGTGGGGGAAGGGTAAAACTTCTTAAACGATCTTCGCAATCTCAATCATTATATAAAATGCCACCTTAGTCTGAGAAAATCATCATATGcatgagaaaacaaaaacagaagtaCTCCAAGTAGCTAAGGTGAAAAAGGGCGTAGATTGATCACAATTAATCCATTTGAGGAAACAAGCATGATTGTCAGAAgggaaataaattaatttttcaaaCAATAACGTACACAAAGTCCATTATTTTAATGAAATAGAGATCCATTTCAGGGTAATCATGATTAAAAGCAGTATTGTCAGTAGGGAAATAgattaaattttacaaatatgGACATACACAAGTCCTTTGTTTTAGTGAAATAGAGAATCAAGACTAGATGAAATAGATAATTAATCAAGACAAAGGTTGAGGGAAGAAATTGTTGGTTTTACGTGATGCTGCCatggagggaggaagaagctTGGATCATGCCAGAGGTGGAAGGATAAGCCATGAAAAATACTTCCTTAAACTAAACAGCAGTGCTTCAACCTTCCTTCTGAATCACTTCAGACATGATTCACCCATCTTGAAATGCTATCTGACAGCCTAGTAATCCAAATCCATCTCCTGCTTCTTTCCCATCTGATCTTCTATGATCAACCGATGAATTTATCGATACCCGCAAACTTTTTGTTCCTCTCCCAAACTTGCCTGCTGACTTGCTCAAATTAATCCCCTTCCAAGCAGGCCCTGCGGCTGTTCTTCTGACCAGAAGCTAAAGGATGACTTTTGGCTAGAGGAGTAGTTGTGCAAGAAATGGAACGGGAACCAGTGGTTAAAGAAAACTTGGAAAGCAGACATACTTATTATCGgacaggaaagaaaaaaaatgtgaaaaagaCTGTGAATCAGACAGTTTTGGAGCAGTTTTACCCTTCTCATTtagtatcatatattaatatttctGAAAGTGGATTTGGTTAAAAGAAACATAGTTATAGAGTCGGTCCAATTCCACTCTATGTTTGAATCTACTTGAATTGATGGATTCAATTGATTAGGTGATATTACAAATTTCCAATGATTTGTATAACCTTGAACTTCTTTATTGTTGCTTTGTTAACAAATAGTCTATTTCTTTTGTGTCGAGCTACTTAAATTTTGTATAATCATGAAGAGCAGCAAGGGCAAGCAGATGGATCCTAATCGGTTCGTCCTTAAAATTCATGTAATATTCTCAAAAAGTGGAAAATAAATGGATTTGGGCAATACATAATTAGGAGATTTTTCCTAAACATACATGTGACTATTTTTCTAGTAGGACCCATTGTTAGGTTACAGTATAAGTTGCGTTATTCAACCTACTGTTTTGGCCTATATATCTAGGTTAGGTGTAGTGTCATCCTCCAGCAGAGAGATCCATTTCACTCTACCTTAATTGtgttatataattataatattgtaaTTCACAAGATTTGGTCAAGAGAATGAAAAGACCTCCTAGGAGAACGAGAAAATGACAGAAAAGGCCACTCTTATACAAGTATAACGGAATTACTTGTTTTTATCTGACTAAGCAACCAACTAAATTGGATGGTATCTGTTCAACATTACATATCTTCTTGACTAGACTAAAGTTTCAAGCTAAGGAATTCGTCAGGCCAATTTTCTTGTTGTCTCAATTTCCTTTAAACAGCACTGAAAAGCCATCCTTTTGGACACATGGACATAGACTGACTGAACTATGATTAATTCCTGATGCGGAGTAATTGAGAAAATGATTGAATTAGCTAGAAGCACTGATAAGTGCTGAGTTCACCAtaattagaacaaaaaaaatcttttaaggGCTGTCTTTTGCTTATTTTCTTGCTTCGAccacaaagggaaaaaaaagaagtctatCTGTTGTGAAGTAATGTGTTTCAATT from Oryza glaberrima chromosome 6, OglaRS2, whole genome shotgun sequence includes these protein-coding regions:
- the LOC127776721 gene encoding transcription factor TGAL8 isoform X3; this translates as MESQLQHQSSPLKASMSAPPIAGFSRRSPAPAAADGRPLTLGKTSKAAFKKEGGSGSGGAMAASASSELKGPKTPDPKTLRRLAQNREAARKSRLRKKAYIQQLETGRIRLAHLEQEIQFTRAQGAFCGAGILSPDAALFNLEYERWQEAHHQVISRLRAAVEEHRPDGELQPHVDEAMSHYGVLMAHKARLVGADPLHLLSGLWKGAVEQCFLWIGGFRPSELIKVVIRHVEPLTEQQLAAVYSAQQAARQEEDALDGGLQALLRSLSDVVSSDAPSSSQQTPPVMYHPSAAAAMAAASFMGQYGSYSNLQLAMDKLANLSIFLRQADEERMRTLHALRRMLTVRQAARCFVAVDDYFGRLRALALFWTTTRPHPAAG
- the LOC127776721 gene encoding transcription factor TGAL8 isoform X1, with the translated sequence MQLKCSERLVSLKASVLHTVDDTMWLKLHRRRNPEGYDMPSDLDQALLLYFDGQEQDKPSTQEEPHKPLNFVKETLNIFPSQPMDGEPTPTPKASMSAPPIAGFSRRSPAPAAADGRPLTLGKTSKAAFKKEGGSGSGGAMAASASSELKGPKTPDPKTLRRLAQNREAARKSRLRKKAYIQQLETGRIRLAHLEQEIQFTRAQGAFCGAGILSPDAALFNLEYERWQEAHHQVISRLRAAVEEHRPDGELQPHVDEAMSHYGVLMAHKARLVGADPLHLLSGLWKGAVEQCFLWIGGFRPSELIKVVIRHVEPLTEQQLAAVYSAQQAARQEEDALDGGLQALLRSLSDVVSSDAPSSSQQTPPVMYHPSAAAAMAAASFMGQYGSYSNLQLAMDKLANLSIFLRQADEERMRTLHALRRMLTVRQAARCFVAVDDYFGRLRALALFWTTTRPHPAAG
- the LOC127776721 gene encoding transcription factor TGAL8 isoform X2, whose amino-acid sequence is MAYPSTSGMIQASSSLHGSITRRNPEGYDMPSDLDQALLLYFDGQEQDKPSTQEEPHKPLNFVKETLNIFPSQPMDGEPTPTPKASMSAPPIAGFSRRSPAPAAADGRPLTLGKTSKAAFKKEGGSGSGGAMAASASSELKGPKTPDPKTLRRLAQNREAARKSRLRKKAYIQQLETGRIRLAHLEQEIQFTRAQGAFCGAGILSPDAALFNLEYERWQEAHHQVISRLRAAVEEHRPDGELQPHVDEAMSHYGVLMAHKARLVGADPLHLLSGLWKGAVEQCFLWIGGFRPSELIKVVIRHVEPLTEQQLAAVYSAQQAARQEEDALDGGLQALLRSLSDVVSSDAPSSSQQTPPVMYHPSAAAAMAAASFMGQYGSYSNLQLAMDKLANLSIFLRQADEERMRTLHALRRMLTVRQAARCFVAVDDYFGRLRALALFWTTTRPHPAAG